CGAGTACGGGAAGGATGTGGCGGAGGAGATCCGCCGGCTGACCGACGGACGTGGCACCGACGCCGTCATCGAGGCGGTCGGCATGGAGGCCCATGGGGCTCCGCTGGTGCGGGCCGCCCAGAATCTCGCCGGTCTGCTGCCCGACGCACTGGGGGAGAAGGTGATGGGCCGCGCGGGCGTGGACAGCATGACGGCGTTCAACACCGCGGTCGACGCGGTCCGCCGCGGCGGCACGATCTCGCTCATCGGTGTCTACGGAGGGAACGTCGACCCGGTACCGATGCTCACCCTGTTCGACAAGCAGATCCAACTGCGCATGGGGCAGGCCAACGTCAGACGGTGGGTCGACGACATCATGCCCCTGCTCAACGACGAAGACGTCCTCGGTGTGGACGGCTTCGCCACCCACACCCTGCCTCTTGAGGACGGTCCACAGGCCTACAAGACCTTCCAGGCGAAGGAGGACGGCATGATCAAGACCGTCCTCACGCCCTGACCGCGCCGCGGCGGCGGATCAGCGATTCCGCCGCCGCACACGTCGGTGGGCCCGCACGGACTCCGTGCGGGCCCACCGCCGCAGCCTGGCTAGTAGTAGTGCTTGCGGCCGGCGACCGCATGCCCCAGTGCGCCGAGGATCCAAAGGATCGCGCCGATGACCGCGAGAATGATTCCGATGGTCCACAGAATGCCGATGCCGGTCAGAAACCCGACAACGAGCAGGATGATTCCGAGAATGATCACGATCCGCTCCGATCTGGCACGTGCGAACACGTGTGTATTCATTACTTTGATCCCGAATTGTCCGCGGGGCAACTGCGCACGGACCGGGGCCGGCCCCAGCGGCCCGCCACGCCGGGCGCCCTGATTGCCTGAGTCCGTGGCGTGGGCACCTCGTACCGCTCGGCAGGCCGGGCCCGGAGGCGCGTTCTACGCTGGGTGGGGAAGCCGGCGCCCGAGATGCGGTGAGGCGGTGGAAGGCTCGTGGCGGTACGACACCAGCTGATCAAGCGGTCTCCCGAGGAGCTGTGGGCGGTACTCGCCGACCGCTCCCGTTACGAGGACTGGGTGGTCGGCACCGCTCGCTCCCGGCCGAAGGACGGCAACTGGCCGGAGGTCGGCGCCACGCTCGAATACACGGTGCGCCTGGGGCCCTGGGACGTCACCGGCTGCACCACCGTCCGCCACAGCGTCCCGCCGCGCACACTCGAACTCGAGGTGGACAGCGGCCGGCTGGGCACCGCCCGGATCGCCATCGAGGTACGCCCCTGGGGCGCCGATTCCCTGGTCATCATCGATGAACACCCGCTGGCCGGGCCCGGCGGACGGCTGCACAACGGGGCCCTCGACCTCCTGTTGCAGCTGCGCCACCGCAGCATGCTCAGCAGACTGGCCGCAGTGACCGAAGAGGAGCCGGTCCGCGCATCCAGCGGAGCCTGACCGCCGCCCCGCCCGGTGGCGGGCCGGGCGCACCACGGCCGGGTGGACAGGAGGCAGCGATGCCGGACGCAGTGGTGATCGGTGCCGGACCCAACGGACTTGTCGCGGCGAACCTGCTGGCCGACGCCGGGTGGACGGTGGAGGTGCTGGAGCAGCAGGACGAGCCGGGCGGCGCGGTCCGCAGCGACCGTGCGGTGCACCCCGACTTCGTCAACGACCTGTGCAGTTCGTTCTATCCCCTGGCCGCCGCCTCCCCGGTAATCGCCGCCCTGGACCTGTACGAGGAGGGGCTGGTCTGGAGCCATGCGCCCCAGGTGCTGGCCCATCCGCTGAGCGACGGCCGCTGCGCGCTGCTGGGGCGCACCACCGCCGACACGGCGGCGGGGCTGGAGACCTTCGGCACGGGCGACGGCGCGGCCTGGCAGGAGCTGTGCGGCGTCTGGGGCCGGGTCGGCAGCGATCTCCTCGACGCGCTGTTCGCCCCCTTCCCGCCGCTGCGTGCCCTGGCCCGGCTCGCCGCCCGGGTCCGCGGGGCCGGCGGGCTGCGGCTGGCGCGGACGATGCTGCTGCCCGTACGGCGCCTGGGCGAGGAGGAGTTCCGCGGCGAGGCGGGCCGGCTGCTGCTGGCGGGCAACGCCCTGCACACCGACCTCACCCCCGAGGCCGCGGGCAGCGGCGGCTTCGGATGGCTGATGTCGATGCTCGGCCAGAGCTACGGCTTTCCGGTGCCGGCCGGTGGCGCCCAGTCGCTCACCTCGGCCCTGGTGCGGCGACTGCAGCGCCGGGGCGGGGTGCTGCGCTGCGGGGAGCGGGTCGATGAGGTCGTCGTACGCTCCGGGCGCGCGGTGGCGGTGCGTACCGCGATCGGGGAGACGGTGCCGGGCCGCCGCGCCGTGGTGGCGGATGTGTCCGTGCCCGCCCTGTACGGCCGGCTGGTCGACTCCCGGCATCTCCCTTACCGGTTGCCGGCGGACCTGCGGCGCTTCCAATGGGACTTCGCCACCTTCAAGGTGGACTGGGCGCTGGGCGGCCCGGTGCCGTGGACCGCCGAGGCCGCCGCCACCGCGGGCACCGTGCATCTGGCCGACGGAATGGACGAACTCACCCGCTTCACCGCCCAGATCGCCGCGGGGCAGGTGCCCGACCGGCCCTTCGCCCTGTTCGGCCAGATGACCACCGCGGATGCCACCCGCTCCCCGCCGGGCACCGAGGCCGCCTGGGCCTACACCCATGTACCCCACCGGATCCGGGGGGACGCGGGGGAGGACGGGATCGGCGGGGCCTGGGGCCCGGGGGACCAGGAGGCGATGGCGGACCGGCTGGAGGAGCAGGTCGAGCGCTTCGCGCCCGGCTTCCGGTCCCGGATCAAGGCCCGCCGCATTCTCGCCCCGCCCACGTTCGAGGCGCTGGACGCCAATTTGTACGGGGGCGCCCTCAACGGCGGTACGGCCGCCCTCCACCAGCAGCTGGTGTTCCGGCCGCTGCCGGGTCTCGCCCGCCCGGAAACCCCGGTGGCGGGCCTCTATCTGGCCTCCGCCGGGGCACATCCGGGCGGCGGGGTGCACGGCGCCCCCGGCGCCAACGCGGCCCGCGCGGCGCTGCGCACCCGCACGCCGAGCGGTGTCCTCAGCCGGGCCCAGCGTGCCCTCCACCGCGGCGGCGCACCGCTGCGGGCTCCGAGGGAGGGCGGGTGGTGAACGGGGCGAGTGCACGGCATGGGGAGCGGAGGTGGTGACTACGGGGTGCCGGTGGGCACGAGCGGGCTCCGCCGGCCGATCCTCCGTCAACTCCCTTCAGAACATGTGTAGGTGACTTGTCGTCAGATTCCCGCGCTCAAGTGATCGGACCGACCGGCAGCGCGGCCAGCAGCATCAGCGCCACGTCGTCCTGTCGGTCCGCATCGCCGTGCCGGTTCTCCAGGAGGGCGTCGGCGAGGCGGTCCGGGCCCAGCGGCGGCGTGTCGTTGAGGCGGGCGGCGAGGTCGGCGACGGAGCGGTCCGGATCGGCGCCCGGCGTTTCGATCAGGCCGTCGGTGTAGAGCGCCAGGACGGACTTCGGCGGCAGGGTGATCTCCGTGGTGGAGTACCGGGCCGCGGGGTCGATGCCCAGCAGCAGTCCCGGCGGCACATGCAGCACCGTGGTGTGCCGGCCGGGGTGGCGGAGCAGCGGCGGTGGGTGGCCGGCGCAGGCCAGGCACGCCCGGCGGGTACGCAGATCGATGTGGACGTACAGGCAGCTGGTGAACAGCCCCGGGTCCAGATCGGTCAGCAGCCGGTTCGTACGGGCCAGGACCTCGCCCGGCGCGGCACCGGCGGTGGCATAGGCGCGGACGGCGGTGCGGACCTGCCCCATGAGGGCGGCGGCCGCCGCGTTGTGGCCCTGCACATCACCGATGACGGCGGCGACGCTGTCCTCGTCGAGGCGGATCAGATCGTAGAAGTCGCCGCCGATGTCCATACCGCGGGTCGACGGCAGATAACGGGCGGCGACGGCGAACCCCGGCACCTTGGGCAGCCCGTGCGGCAACAGGCCGGCCTGCAGATCGTGCGCCAGCTGGTGCTTGGTGTCGTAGAGCCGGGCCCGGTCCAGCGCCTGGGCGATCAGCCCCGCCAGTGAGGTGAGGACCTGGCGTTCCTCCAGGCTGAAGGTGCGGGGCCGGGTGTACGAGAGGATGCAGCAGCCGACCGGGCGGCCGGACACGATCAGCGGCAGCACGGCGCGCGCCGCCTTGCCCGTCAGACGCGGCAGCCCCGGGTAATCGCGTTCCATCTCCTCGGGGGAGGTGAAGAAGCTGGGCTCCCCCGTGGCGAGGGCGTGCACGGCGGGGCTGTTGGCGGCGCCGAGGGCGACCCCTTCGAAGGCGGCCACCGCCTCGGCGGGGTACCCGCGATGCCCGATGGTCCGCAGCCGGCCCGCCTCCGCCACGTACATGATCATGCCTTGGGCGCCGAACGCCGGCACGATCTGGTCGGCGACGAGACCGACGACGTCCTGAGTGCCGACGGCCTCGGTGAGGGCGGCCGCGAGATGCAGTACGTGGTAGATCTGGCCGGCCCGCACGGGCAGCACCTCCCCCTGGGCGGGGGCGGGCTCCACCGGGCCGTAGTCCTTGTCCGACGGGCTGATCCACACGCTCAGGCCCCTGGCGTCCGGGAACAGCCGGAAGGTGAGCCAGTGGTGCGGTGGCCTGCTGGCGGTGAACGACGTCGGCCGGCGGCTGATCACCGCGGCGCGGTAGCGGTCCTCGAAAACCGGGTCGCGCAGCCACGGCAGGACCTCCCAGGGGCGCGAGCCGATCAGCCGGGTGCCCTTCTCGCCGAGCAGCTCCGTCGCGCCCTTCGTGACCAGGGTGATCCGTCCCTCCAGGTCGAGGGCGCAGCAGCCGCCGGGCAGCCGTTCCAGGTAGTCGGCCGCCGCCCGCGCCTCGTCCGGGCTCACGGCCCGCACCGGCGGCGGTGTGCGGACCCGCGGTGCCTCGGCCGGACCGGAGCCGTCGGACCGGGGCAGCTCCGCCAGCAGCGCGGCCAGGCGCCCGCACGCGGCCTCCACCGCCCCGCGTTCCTCCGCCGACAGCCGCGGCGCATGGCCGGCGGGCCACAGCAGCAGCAAGGCGCCCCGGCTGCCGGCCGGGCCGCTGACCGGAGCCGCCGCCAGCGAGAAGTCGTACGGCACCGCCACCGCCGTACGGGGGAAGTCGCGGGCCATCTGCTGCTGGCCGCCCACCCACACCAGGCGCTGTTCGCGGGTGGCGACGGCGACCGGGATGGGGGCTGCCAGCGCGACGCGGTCCCACGGCGCCAGGAACGGCGCCGGCACCCCGCTCATGACGGTCAGCTGCAGGACCGGCGCGTCGGCCGCCAGCACATAGACCCCGCCGGCGGACGCCCCGCTCTCCTGCATCGCTCGCAGCAGCGCCCGGCCCACGGGGTCGTCCACCGGGCCGGACCCGGTCCCGCCGGTCATCGCGCACCTGCACACAGCTGTCGTCGCGCCATCGAGACCCACTCCGGCCCGCCGGTGTCTCCCCGTGCCGAGACCGTCATGACGTCTCTCCCGGGACACTGCTGACGTTACGCCGCCCACCGGGCCGCGGCACTCGCTGCCGGTGTCCGGTCCGCTGCCCGCGGGACCAGGCACTTTCGCCCCAAGATGCGCTCAGCTCAGGCCGTATATCATGTAGTGGCGCCCTTTTACAGTGGCGCGGGCAGCATGTCGCCTCCGATTCCGGAGAGGGAACATGGCCGCAGGCGAACAGGACGAGACCGAACGAGTCCGGCGACCGTCCAGTAAGAAGACCGCCAAGAAGACCGTCAAGAAGACCGCCACACGAGCCAGCAGTGCCCGGACCGGCAGCGGCGAGCGTGAGAGCGAAGCGCCGCGCGCGGGCCGCCGTGTTTCGGCGCCACGTGCCATGCGGTACGCGGCCGAGCAGCTCAAGGAACTGCTGGGACGGGCTCCCGAGTCCGTTTCCGCGGTGAAGCCGACAGAGGACGGCTGGCAGGCGGACGTGGAAGTCCTGGAGCTGGAACGTGTCCCCGGGACCACCAGCGTGATGGCGACCTACCGCGTGATGCTGGACAAGGAAGGCGAACTGGTGGCGTACGAGCGCACCCGTCGCTACACCCGAGGCCAGATCGACCGTCGATAGGGCCCCGGGAGGCCACGCGGGACCGTTCGCCGGGCGAACGATACGGCCACTCCGAAAGGCCGGAGTGAGCCGGTGAAGGGAGGCACCGTGACTGTGGTGCCGCAAAGCGGAGGAACCGTTGCCGCAGGCGGCGGCGGAGGCTCCGGAAACCTCTACGACATCCTCGATCTGATACTGGACCGCGGTCTGGTCATCGACGTCTTTGTGCGTGTGTCGTTGGTGGGCATCGAAATCCTCAAGATCGACGCCCGCATCGTCGTCGCCAGCGTCGACACCTACCTGCGCTTCGCCGAGGCCTGCAACCGCCTCGACCTGGAATCAGGCCGCAAGGCACCCTCCCAGCTGACCGACCTGGTCGGTGAGGTGACCGAGGGCGGCTCGCACGGCAAGGCCAAGGGCGCCCTGTCCGGCGCCGCGGAAGCGGTGACCGAGGCCCTCAAGGGCGGCGGCGATGAGGACGAGGAACACGAGTCGAGGCACAAGGAGCCCGCCGAGCGGCGCGAGCGGCCCGCTCGCCGGCCGGCCCGGCGACGAAAGGAATGAGCGATGTCGGTCTACGTCTACTCCATCGTCGCGACCAGCCATCCGCAGCGCCTGGAAGGCCTCCACGGAGTGGGGAACCCGCCGTCCGAGCTGCGTACGGTGCAGAGCAAGAAGCTGTCCGCCGTCGTCAGCGACTCCCCGGAGGAGCTGCGTCCCAAGCGCCGCGACCTCGGCGCACATCAGGCCGTCCAGGAACGGCTGATGGCCGACGGCACGGTCCTGCCCTTGCAGTTCGGTTTCACGACCACGGACGACGAGGCCGTACGGGCCGTCCTGAAGGAGCGGACGGACGAATTCACCGAGCGGCTGGAGGCGTTGGAGGGTTGCGCCGAATACCACCTGAAGGCCGCCCAGGACGAGGATGCGCTGCTACGGCAGATCCTCACGGAGTCGGATCAGGCACGAGAGCTCAACGAGCAGATCAGAAGCGGCAATGCCAGTCCGGATGTCCCGCTCGTCCTCGGTGAACTGGTCGCCGGGGAAGTGCAGGCACGGCAGGAGCAGCTCGCCGCCGGGGTCCTCGATGCGCTGCGCGGATTCGCGCGGGAGGAGCGCATCTCGCCCCCGGGCGGGAACGACTTCGTGAGCGTGTCCTACCTGGTGGAACAGGACAACGAGAAGAGCTTCCTCGGCGCGGAGCGGGATCTCGCCAAGGAGCTGGGGGAGGACTTCGACCTCCGGCTGCTGGGCCCGCTGCCCGCCTACAGCTTCGTCTAGGGAGTCACCATGGGCCTGTTGAGTCAACTAGCCACCCTTCCGCTGGCACCGGTGCGCGGCGTGGCCTGGGTCATGGAACGGGCCCTGGAGGCCGCGGAGAACGAGTACTACGACCCCGAACCCGTCGAGCGGGAGCTCGCCGAACTCGAACGAGCGCTGCTGGCGGGAGACATCTCCGAGGAGACCTTCGACCGGCGGGAGGACGAGCTGCTGGACCGGCTGGACGAGATCAGGGCCCATGCCCAGGGCACCGACATCTGACCGCGGTGGCCGCCGCGGAACGGGAGCGCCGCCCCGCGCTCCCGTCGCAACGCCGGGAATCGAGGTGCAGCGGCCGTGAACGAACCCGTCGCCAGGAGGATGGGCGACTACCCGTCCCGGGCCGGCCCGGCCGGCGGCCAGGGCTCCTCGGCGAACCTTGCCGACATCTTGGAGCGGGTGCTGGACAAGGGCATCGTCATCGCGGGCGACATCCAGATCAACCTGCTGGACATCGAACTGCTCACCATCAAACTGCGCCTGCTGGTCGCCTCGGTGGACAAGGCGAAGGAGATGGGCATCGACTGGTGGGAGCACGACCCCTCGCTCTCGTCCCGCGCGTCCGACGGCTACCGCTCGCTCGCCGACGAGAACAAGCGGCTGCGTGCCGAGATCCAGGCCCTGCGCGAAGGCGACGAACTGCCGCCGGCCGAGGACGAGGAGGAGGACGAGGTTGAGGATGCGGGCGAGGAGGAGGCTGAGGGCGAGGCCGAGGAGGAGCGCCGTCGTGCCGCCCGCCGTCCCGCGCGTGGCGCACGCACCAAACGGGACGCGTCCGGCTCCCGTACCAAGAGGCGGGACACCTCATGACCGAGGTCATCAGCTATGCGTACGCCGTCGCGCGGGATGACGACGGATCGCTGGCGGAGGCGCTGACCGGACTGCCGGGAGTCGCGGAGGCACCGGTCCATCTGGTGCGTGCGGGGGACCGGGGTGAGGTGGTGGTCGCCGTGAGCCCGGTGCCCGAGCAGGACTTCCAAGAGGCCGCGCTGCGCGCGAACTTGGAGGATCTGGACTGGCTGGAGTCGGTGGCCCGGGCCCATCACCGGGTGATCGAGGCGCTGGCCGCCCGCACCACGGTCCTGCCGCTCCGGCTCGCGACGGTGTACCTCGACGACGAGCGGGTGCGGCGCATGGTCGATGCCCGCCAGGAGGCGTTCGCCGGCCGGCTGGCGGACCTGGCCGCGCACACCGAGTGGGGCGTCAAGATCTACGTCGAGGCGCCCGCGCCCACCGACCGGCCGGCCGCACCGCCCGCGGACGAGGGCCTGAGCCCCGGACGGGCCTACCTCAGCCACCGCAAGGCGCAGCGGCACGCCCGCGAGGACGCCTACCGCGACGCCGAAGAGGTCGCCCGGCGCGTCGAGGCCGCCGCCCGCGGCCATGCGGTCGACCGGGTCCAGCACCGGGTGCAGCAGGGCGAACTCGCCGGCGGGCCGGGCGAGAACGTCGTCAACGACGCCTACCTCGTGCCGCTGCGGGACGCCGAGAGCTTCCGCGCCGATGTCACCCGGGCGGCCGAGGGACTGTCCGGCGTACGCGTCGAGGTCACCGGGCCCTGGGCCCCGTACTCCTTCGCCACGCCGCCCGAGGCCGAACCGCAGCAGGGAGCCGTGCCATGAGGCCGGCGGGCGGGCAGTCGGCAACGACGGACGAACCGCTGCCGGACCGGCAGATCGCGCTGATCGATCTGCTGGACCGGCTGCTCAGCGGCGGTGTGGTCCTCACCGGTGATGTCGTGCTCTCCATCGCCGATATCGACCTCGTCCGTATCTCGCTGCGCGCGCTGATCGTCTCCATCAGCGAACAGAACCCCTCCCCATGGTCCGCCCTCGCACCCTCGGTACGGGACGACCATGACGGCTGAGGACCGCCGGCCCGGCAGCCGCTTCGATGATGTCGCCGACGCGGCCCATCGGGCCTTCCGGCTGCTGCCCGCGGCACCGCAGGACATCCCGCCCCCGAACAGCGCGGCGGCCCGGCGCCCGGCACACCGGATCAGCGCCGACCCCGACACGGTGGAGCGGGACCTGATCAAGCTCGTCCTCACCCTGGTCGAGCTGCTGCGCCAGCTCATGGAGCGTCAGGCCCTGCAACGGGTCGACGCCGGAGACCTCACCGAGGAACAGGAGGAACGCCTGGGCGCGACGCTGATGATTCTGCACGACCGCATGGTCGAACTCTGCGCCCGATATGAGCTGACGATGCAGGACCTCAATTTGGATCTCGGGCCGCTCGGGACCCTTCTGCCACCCGCCGAAGAACCCTGAAGGGAGCGCGACATGGGCATCGCGAAAAAGACCAGGAACATCGGCCATATCGTCGAGGGAAAGGCCAAGGAAACGACCGGGAGGGCCCTCGGAAACAAAGGCCTCCAAAGGCGAGGCAAGGCGGAACAGGCCATGGGGAAAATGAAGCAGGCGGTGGAAAAGGGCCGGGAGACCTTCAAACACTGACCGCTGCGGCCCCGCCGTCGCCTTCCGTGCAACGGCGGGGCCGGCGCCCTGGGGTGCGCACCGCGCGGCGCCCGCTCAGGGCTGCCGGCGCGCCTGCTCGGCCGCCGCGTGGCCCGCCTCCGACAGCCCGTTGGCGGAACCGGTGCTGAGCGTGCCGCCGGCGCTCTCCAGATGCGCCCGGACGAACCACTGGAAGAGCTCCAGGGACCGCAGATGCTCGATGAGCAGGTCCTGGGTCACCGGGTCGACCCCGTCGGTGGCGGCCACCGCCGCCCGATGGTCCCTGATGACCCCCGAGTAGACGACGTCCAGCGCACCGAGGTGCTCGATCGCCTGCGCCCGTCCGACGGAGTAGTCCTCCCAGGTCCGCTCGGCGGCCAGTGCGCCCGGTGTCCCGGTCGGGGAGCCGCCGAGCGTCGCGATGCGCTCCGCGGTCGCGTCGACCATGGCACGGACCGCGTCGACTTGCGGATCGAGCATTTCGTGGACGGCGATGAAGTGCGGCCCCACGACATTCCAGTGCACATGCTTGAGGGTGAGGGCCAGGTCATTGAGCGCGTGCAGCCTGAGCCGCAGCCGTCCGATGACCTCTCCCCCTTCGGACTCGGTCATGCCGGGAACGGTATAGGCGGGGGAATTGCGCGCAGCCACGGTGCATTCTCCTTTCGCCACAGGTCGGCTCTTCCTGTCGTGCCGGTTCGCGTGCCCGGCAACGCGGCGCGAAAACACCCGGCCGCTCCGCTTTTCCGTTCTCCGCCGCCACGCTCCGGGCTGCTCCGAAATGCGAGGTGCGCGCTGATCACCGCAGACTGTTGAGCGACCGGACCACTCCGGTGAGGAGCTGATGTGACGACCGATGCGACCTTCTCCGCCGGCGTGGGCACCCCCGAGGCGGACTGGGCGTCCTGGCCCGCCCTCGACCGCCTGCCCGACGTGCCGCTGCCCGCCGGGCCGGTCGTGGTCGTCGCGGCACACCCCGACGACGAAGTGCTGGGCTTCGGCGGCACCATGGCCGCGCTGGCGGCACACGGTACCGATGTCCAGGTCCTCTCCGTCACCGACGGTGAGGGCTCCCACCCGGACAGCACCCGGCTCACCGCCGCCCGGCGCGCTGCGGTCCGCGCGGCCGAACTCCGCGACGCCCTGGGCGACCTCGGACTGCCGTCGCTGCGCCCGCAGCGCCTGCGCATCCCCGACACCCAGGTGCACCGTCACGAGACGGCGGTGCGCCACCAGATCACGGCACGGCTGTACGCGGTGAACGCGGCCCTCTGCGTCGCGCCCTGGACCGGGGATCTGCACAGCGACCACGAAGCCGCCGGCCGGGCGGCCGCGGCCGCCTGCCGTTCCTCGGGCGTGCCGTTGTGGATGTATCCCGTCCGGATGTGGCACTGGGCGCGCCCCGCCGACCCCCGCGTCCCCTGGGACAGCGCCGCCCGTCTCCTGCTGCCGGCCGGCGCGGCCCGGCGCAAGGCCGCGGCCCTCGGCCGGTTCGTCAGCCGGCTTCACCCGCTCGGCGACGGTGACGGCGACGCCGCGATCCTGCCGCCGGAGGAACTCGCCCACCACACCAGGCCGTTCGAGGTGGTCTTCCGATGAGTACGCCGCCCGCCTACTTCGAGGCGATGTACGCCGGCGCGGTCGACCCCTGGGACCTCGCCGGACGCTGGTACGAGCAGCGCAAATACGCCCTCACCCTCGCCTCGCTGCCCCGGCGCCGCTACCGTGCCGCATTCGAACCCGGATGCTCCGTCGGCGTGCTGACCGCCCGGCTCGCCGAGCGCTGTGACCGGCTGCTCGCGACCGACCGGATGCCCTCGGCCGTGGTCTCCGCCGCCGAACGCACCCACGCACTGCCGCAGGTGGAGGTCCGCACCCTCACCATCCCCGACGAGTGGCCGGACGGCACCTTCGATCTGATCGTGCTGTCCGAGCTCCTCCACTACTTCGACGACACCGCGCTGCACGAGATCCTCGGCCGCACCCTTGACAGCCTCGAACCCGGCGGCACCCTCGTCGCCGTGCACTGGAACCACCCCGTCCCCGAGCACCGCCGCACCGGCCGCGACCTGGCCCCCGTCCTCGCCGCTCGCCCCGGCCTGCGGCTGCTGACCGAGACCCACGACCCCGACTTCACCCTGCAGAGCTTCTGGCGCCGCTACCCCGACGGGGGCGCGCCCCCCTCTCCCGCGGCGCAAGAAGGCCTGGTGTGACCGCACCTGAGCGCTCCGGGGGCGGAGGCCGGCGCCCGGGAGCACGGCCTTCGCGACCGTACGGGCACGCATCACCGCAAGCGCGGCCTCACTGCCGGACGTACGGGCCCTCACCGCTGGTTGAAGCGGTCGGCCGCCCGTTCGTTGAGGGCGCCGAGGACACCGCGAAGGTGCCGGGCCGGTGGCTTTTCCCCGGCGGCGACCGTCGAACCGTCGACGGTGCCGCGTGCGCCGTTGCGGGGCAGCACCCGGGCGACCGCCGACACCAGCCGGGTGGTGGTCACCGGCGCCAGCCCGTGCGCCGTGGCACCGAGCCTGGCCGCCGGCGTCAGCACGATACGGGGCCGCCGCCGCTGCAGC
This genomic stretch from Streptomyces nigrescens harbors:
- a CDS encoding DUF6131 family protein; amino-acid sequence: MIILGIILLVVGFLTGIGILWTIGIILAVIGAILWILGALGHAVAGRKHYY
- a CDS encoding SRPBCC family protein yields the protein MAVRHQLIKRSPEELWAVLADRSRYEDWVVGTARSRPKDGNWPEVGATLEYTVRLGPWDVTGCTTVRHSVPPRTLELEVDSGRLGTARIAIEVRPWGADSLVIIDEHPLAGPGGRLHNGALDLLLQLRHRSMLSRLAAVTEEEPVRASSGA
- a CDS encoding phytoene desaturase family protein, producing MPDAVVIGAGPNGLVAANLLADAGWTVEVLEQQDEPGGAVRSDRAVHPDFVNDLCSSFYPLAAASPVIAALDLYEEGLVWSHAPQVLAHPLSDGRCALLGRTTADTAAGLETFGTGDGAAWQELCGVWGRVGSDLLDALFAPFPPLRALARLAARVRGAGGLRLARTMLLPVRRLGEEEFRGEAGRLLLAGNALHTDLTPEAAGSGGFGWLMSMLGQSYGFPVPAGGAQSLTSALVRRLQRRGGVLRCGERVDEVVVRSGRAVAVRTAIGETVPGRRAVVADVSVPALYGRLVDSRHLPYRLPADLRRFQWDFATFKVDWALGGPVPWTAEAAATAGTVHLADGMDELTRFTAQIAAGQVPDRPFALFGQMTTADATRSPPGTEAAWAYTHVPHRIRGDAGEDGIGGAWGPGDQEAMADRLEEQVERFAPGFRSRIKARRILAPPTFEALDANLYGGALNGGTAALHQQLVFRPLPGLARPETPVAGLYLASAGAHPGGGVHGAPGANAARAALRTRTPSGVLSRAQRALHRGGAPLRAPREGGW
- a CDS encoding SpoIIE family protein phosphatase, coding for MTGGTGSGPVDDPVGRALLRAMQESGASAGGVYVLAADAPVLQLTVMSGVPAPFLAPWDRVALAAPIPVAVATREQRLVWVGGQQQMARDFPRTAVAVPYDFSLAAAPVSGPAGSRGALLLLWPAGHAPRLSAEERGAVEAACGRLAALLAELPRSDGSGPAEAPRVRTPPPVRAVSPDEARAAADYLERLPGGCCALDLEGRITLVTKGATELLGEKGTRLIGSRPWEVLPWLRDPVFEDRYRAAVISRRPTSFTASRPPHHWLTFRLFPDARGLSVWISPSDKDYGPVEPAPAQGEVLPVRAGQIYHVLHLAAALTEAVGTQDVVGLVADQIVPAFGAQGMIMYVAEAGRLRTIGHRGYPAEAVAAFEGVALGAANSPAVHALATGEPSFFTSPEEMERDYPGLPRLTGKAARAVLPLIVSGRPVGCCILSYTRPRTFSLEERQVLTSLAGLIAQALDRARLYDTKHQLAHDLQAGLLPHGLPKVPGFAVAARYLPSTRGMDIGGDFYDLIRLDEDSVAAVIGDVQGHNAAAAALMGQVRTAVRAYATAGAAPGEVLARTNRLLTDLDPGLFTSCLYVHIDLRTRRACLACAGHPPPLLRHPGRHTTVLHVPPGLLLGIDPAARYSTTEITLPPKSVLALYTDGLIETPGADPDRSVADLAARLNDTPPLGPDRLADALLENRHGDADRQDDVALMLLAALPVGPIT
- a CDS encoding gas vesicle protein, which encodes MAAGEQDETERVRRPSSKKTAKKTVKKTATRASSARTGSGERESEAPRAGRRVSAPRAMRYAAEQLKELLGRAPESVSAVKPTEDGWQADVEVLELERVPGTTSVMATYRVMLDKEGELVAYERTRRYTRGQIDRR
- a CDS encoding gas vesicle structural protein GvpA; this encodes MTVVPQSGGTVAAGGGGGSGNLYDILDLILDRGLVIDVFVRVSLVGIEILKIDARIVVASVDTYLRFAEACNRLDLESGRKAPSQLTDLVGEVTEGGSHGKAKGALSGAAEAVTEALKGGGDEDEEHESRHKEPAERRERPARRPARRRKE
- a CDS encoding GvpL/GvpF family gas vesicle protein, whose translation is MSVYVYSIVATSHPQRLEGLHGVGNPPSELRTVQSKKLSAVVSDSPEELRPKRRDLGAHQAVQERLMADGTVLPLQFGFTTTDDEAVRAVLKERTDEFTERLEALEGCAEYHLKAAQDEDALLRQILTESDQARELNEQIRSGNASPDVPLVLGELVAGEVQARQEQLAAGVLDALRGFAREERISPPGGNDFVSVSYLVEQDNEKSFLGAERDLAKELGEDFDLRLLGPLPAYSFV
- a CDS encoding gas vesicle protein GvpG yields the protein MGLLSQLATLPLAPVRGVAWVMERALEAAENEYYDPEPVERELAELERALLAGDISEETFDRREDELLDRLDEIRAHAQGTDI
- a CDS encoding gas vesicle protein; the protein is MGDYPSRAGPAGGQGSSANLADILERVLDKGIVIAGDIQINLLDIELLTIKLRLLVASVDKAKEMGIDWWEHDPSLSSRASDGYRSLADENKRLRAEIQALREGDELPPAEDEEEDEVEDAGEEEAEGEAEEERRRAARRPARGARTKRDASGSRTKRRDTS
- a CDS encoding GvpL/GvpF family gas vesicle protein, with the protein product MTEVISYAYAVARDDDGSLAEALTGLPGVAEAPVHLVRAGDRGEVVVAVSPVPEQDFQEAALRANLEDLDWLESVARAHHRVIEALAARTTVLPLRLATVYLDDERVRRMVDARQEAFAGRLADLAAHTEWGVKIYVEAPAPTDRPAAPPADEGLSPGRAYLSHRKAQRHAREDAYRDAEEVARRVEAAARGHAVDRVQHRVQQGELAGGPGENVVNDAYLVPLRDAESFRADVTRAAEGLSGVRVEVTGPWAPYSFATPPEAEPQQGAVP
- a CDS encoding gas vesicle protein — protein: MRPAGGQSATTDEPLPDRQIALIDLLDRLLSGGVVLTGDVVLSIADIDLVRISLRALIVSISEQNPSPWSALAPSVRDDHDG
- a CDS encoding gas vesicle protein K, whose product is MTAEDRRPGSRFDDVADAAHRAFRLLPAAPQDIPPPNSAAARRPAHRISADPDTVERDLIKLVLTLVELLRQLMERQALQRVDAGDLTEEQEERLGATLMILHDRMVELCARYELTMQDLNLDLGPLGTLLPPAEEP
- a CDS encoding CsbD family protein codes for the protein MGIAKKTRNIGHIVEGKAKETTGRALGNKGLQRRGKAEQAMGKMKQAVEKGRETFKH